One window of the Rosa rugosa chromosome 3, drRosRugo1.1, whole genome shotgun sequence genome contains the following:
- the LOC133736273 gene encoding thiamine pyrophosphokinase 1 isoform X1 — protein sequence MRWWCSTRASRGSLHCCGATLRLCADGGANRVYDDMPLLLPHLDASDVRKRYKPDVIKGDLDSITKEVLEFYANMGTKVVDESHDQDTTDLHKCIAYICDWAQKLDKSNLCILVAGALGGRFDHEIGNINVLYRFSTIRIILLSDDCLIHLLPRTHRHEIHIQSSVEGPHCGLVPIGTPSGSTTTTGLQWDLNETEMKFGGLISTSNLVKEDKITVQSDSDLLWTITIKRP from the exons ATGCGCTGGTGGTGCTCAACCAGAGCCTCCCGAGGTTCTCTCCATTGCTGTGGAGCCACG CTGCGATTGTGTGCGGACGGCGGTGCCAATCGGGTTTATGATGACATGCCTCTGCTACTGCCTCATCTAGACGCATCAGATGTTCGCAAAAG GTACAAGCCTGACGTTATTAAAGGTGACCTGGACTCGATCACAAAGGAAGTCTTGGAGTTTTATGCTAATATG GGAACCAAGGTAGTTGATGAGTCTCATGATCAGGACACTACTGATCTTCACAAGTGTATAGCGTATATATGTGACTGGGCACAAAAGCTAGACAAGTCTAAT CTGTGCATTTTGGTTGCTGGAGCACTCGGTGGAAGGTTTGACCACGAGATAGGAAACATCAATGTGTTGTATCGATTCTCGACCATTCGAATAATCCTTCTTTCCGATGATTGCCTCATCCACCTTCTTCCACGGACACACCGTCATGAGATTCATATTCAATCTTCAGTTGAAGGTCCTCATTGTGGACTTGTACCGATTGGGACTCCATCTGGAAGCACTACAACTACCGGGCTTCAATGGGATCTAA ATGAAACAGAGATGAAGTTTGGTGGTTTGATAAGTACTTCAAATCTTGTCAAAGAAGACAAAATAACAGTGCAATCTGATTCAGATCTTCTTTGGACTATAACCATAAAAAGGCCGTAG
- the LOC133736273 gene encoding thiamine pyrophosphokinase 1 isoform X2 has product MELMSHSSTFLLPAPSNQSPPSLTYALVVLNQSLPRFSPLLWSHAQLRLCADGGANRVYDDMPLLLPHLDASDVRKRYKPDVIKGDLDSITKEVLEFYANMGTKVVDESHDQDTTDLHKCIAYICDWAQKLDKSNLCILVAGALGGRFDHEIGNINVLYRFSTIRIILLSDDCLIHLLPRTHRHEIHIQSSVEGPHCGLVPIGTPSGSTTTTGLQWDLNETEMKFGGLISTSNLVKEDKITVQSDSDLLWTITIKRP; this is encoded by the exons atgGAGCTCATGTCTCATTCCTCAACCTTTCTCCTTCCGGCGCCGTCCAATCAATCGCCACCGTCGCTGACGTATGCGCTGGTGGTGCTCAACCAGAGCCTCCCGAGGTTCTCTCCATTGCTGTGGAGCCACG CGCAGCTGCGATTGTGTGCGGACGGCGGTGCCAATCGGGTTTATGATGACATGCCTCTGCTACTGCCTCATCTAGACGCATCAGATGTTCGCAAAAG GTACAAGCCTGACGTTATTAAAGGTGACCTGGACTCGATCACAAAGGAAGTCTTGGAGTTTTATGCTAATATG GGAACCAAGGTAGTTGATGAGTCTCATGATCAGGACACTACTGATCTTCACAAGTGTATAGCGTATATATGTGACTGGGCACAAAAGCTAGACAAGTCTAAT CTGTGCATTTTGGTTGCTGGAGCACTCGGTGGAAGGTTTGACCACGAGATAGGAAACATCAATGTGTTGTATCGATTCTCGACCATTCGAATAATCCTTCTTTCCGATGATTGCCTCATCCACCTTCTTCCACGGACACACCGTCATGAGATTCATATTCAATCTTCAGTTGAAGGTCCTCATTGTGGACTTGTACCGATTGGGACTCCATCTGGAAGCACTACAACTACCGGGCTTCAATGGGATCTAA ATGAAACAGAGATGAAGTTTGGTGGTTTGATAAGTACTTCAAATCTTGTCAAAGAAGACAAAATAACAGTGCAATCTGATTCAGATCTTCTTTGGACTATAACCATAAAAAGGCCGTAG
- the LOC133735985 gene encoding uncharacterized protein LOC133735985, which produces MVETRRSSSSKRALSASPPPNPKRSKASDASSSNNGVRSGTPTEPLGPIKESESQSPDLELRSPDPQTADSLKAVNGSDAAERAPDDVAEAEAAALGSPQPLGETAVRSGLKRTKKVPKRSAKSNQKLAWGQLLSQCSKNPHQFLCDTFTVGQSRECNLCLKDPSVSTTLCKLKPGEGSSTAEMEITGGKGYVQVNGKVCQQDSKVILIGGDEVVFGSSGKHAYIFMQLTNGNIAAQGIPSISILETQSAPVNGLHIEARSRDPTVDGASILASMSNVPNNLSLLPASAKAGGDLQQDADMPSTPSGCGGSDDRTPDTEMKDSTNVNDGDKDIVSFPDTANENPNLDNLALDMDTETGKASGTRWPPLLRMLGSGAKFDFSGSLSKILNEPRELRELQDFDPAISLSTRRQAFRDKLQQGILNPNDIEVTFESFPYYLSDTTKNVLIASIHIHLKCNKFAKYASDLPTGSPRILLSGPAGSEIYQETLAKALAKHFGARLLIVDSLVMPGGPASQNADSVKEAARAERVSMFTKRAAQAAGLRHKKPTSSVEAEITGGSTLSSQALPKQETSTASSKGITFKQGDRVKFVGGAALSSLHNPPLRGPQYGYKGKVVLPFEENGSSKIGVRFEKTIPDGNDLGGLCEEDRGFFCPANHLIRIDVSGGDDIDKLAINELLEVASNESKSMPLILFMKDVEKAMVGNSDAFIHFKSKLESLPENVVIIGSHTQLDNRKEKSHPGGLLFTKFGFSQTALLDLAFPDNLGRLQDRSKETPKSLKNLTRIFPNKVTIQLPQDEGLLSDWKQQLDRDVETLKAQSNIVSIRTVLNRINLDCPDLESLSVKDPALTTESVEKIIGWALSYHSMHCSEAEVKDGKLVVSTESLKYGLNILQGIQSENKSTKKSLKDVVTGNEFEKKLLADVIPPSDIGVTFDDIGALENVKDTLKELVMLPLQRPELFSKGQLTKPCKGILLFGPPGTGKTMLAKAVATEAGANFINISMSSITSKWFGEGEKYVKAVFSLASKIAPSVVFVDEVDSMLGRRENPGEHEAMRKMKNEFMVNWDGLRTKDKERVLVLAATNRPFDLDEAVIRRLPRRLMVNLPDAPNREKILRVILAKEDLDPDVDLEGVASMTDGYSGSDLKNLCVTAAHRPIREILEKEKKERSLALEENRPVPSLYCSADIRPLKMEDFKHAHEQVCASVSSESTNMSELLQWNDLYGEGGSRKKKSLSYFM; this is translated from the exons ATGGTTGAAACCAGACGCAGCTCTTCTTCCAAACGCGCCCTATCCGCCTCTCCTCCCCCCAATCCCAAACGCTCAAAG GCCTCTGATGCTTCGTCATCCAACAACGGCGTTCGGAGCGGCACGCCGACGGAGCCTTTGGGTCCGATAAAGGAATCTGAGTCGCAATCTCCGGACCTCGAGCTGCGATCCCCTGATCCGCAGACAGCTGATTCCTTGAAGGCCGTTAACGGCTCTGATGCGGCGGAGAGAGCCCCTGATGACGTGGCGGAAGCGGAGGCCGCCGCCTTGGGGTCGCCGCAGCCTTTGG GTGAGACTGCAGTTCGTTCTGGGCTGAAGAGGACGAAGAAGGTTCCGAAGAGGAGTGCGAAATCGAATCAGAAACTGGCGTGGGGACAGCTTCTTTCCCAGTGCTCTAAG AACCCGCATCAGTTTCTTTGTGATACTTTCACTGTTGGCCAAAGTCGTGAATGCAATTTATGTCTTAAAGATCCATCCGTTAGTACTACACTCTGTAAACTTAAG CCGGGTGAAGGTTCGTCAACTGCAGAAATGGAAATTACAGGGGGTAAAGGTTATGTTCAAGttaatggcaaggtttgccaacAAGATTCTAAGGTTATTCTAATTGGAGGCGACGAGGTTGTTTTTGGTTCATCTGGAAAACATGCATAT ATTTTCATGCAGCTCACTAATGGTAATATAGCTGCTCAAGGCATTCCTTCAATTAGCATATTAGAAACCCAGAGCGCTCCGGTTAATGGGTTACATATTGAGGCAAGATCCAGGGACCCCACAGTTGATGGGGCATCTATATTAGCATCTATGTCAAATGTGCCAAATAACTTGTCACTACTTCCAGCATCTGCTAAAGCTGGTGGTGATCTGCAACAGGATGCTGATATGCCTTCTACTCCTTCTGGTTGCGGAGGGTCAGACGATCGTACTCCGGACACTGAGATGAAGGATAGTACTAATGTTAATGATGGTGACAAAGATATTGTTTCATTCCCTGACACTGCCAACGAAAACCCCAATCTTGATAACCTTGCATTGGACATGGATACTGAAACGGGAAAGGCCTCTGGGACTAGGTGGCCACCTCTTCTCCGAATGTTGGGTTCTGGTGCCAAATTTGATTTCAGTGGCAGCCTTTCGAAGATTCTTAATGAGCCAAGAGAACTTAGAGAACTCCAGGATTTTGATCCTGCCATTTCGCTGTCAACTAGGCGACAAGCATTTAGAGATAAACTGCAACAAGGAATTCTAAATCCTAATGATATTGAAGTCACATTTGAAAGTTTCCCATACTACCTAAG TGACACAACCAAAAATGTTCTGATTGCTTCCATCCACATTCATTTGAAGTGTAATAAGTTTGCAAAGTATGCCTCAGATCTCCCAACTGGGAGCCCACGTATACTGCTATCTGGTCCTGCAG GATCAGAGATATATCAGGAAACTTTGGCAAAGGCACTTGCGAAACATTTTGGTGCTAGATTGCTAATTGTCGACTCTCTCGTCATGCCTGGT GGGCCAGCATCCCAGAATGCTGATTCTGTTAAAGAAGCAGCTAGGGCCGAAAGAGTTTCCATGTTCACTAAACGAGCTGCACAGGCTGCTGGATTAAGGCATAAGAAACCAACCTCCAGTGTTGAGGCTGAAATTACAGGTGGATCCACTCTAAGCTCGCAAGCTCTGCCAAAGCAGGAAACATCCACTGCATCCTCCAAAGGCATTACATTTAAACAAG GTGATAGGGTGAAATTTGTCGGTGGCGCTGCGCTTTCTTCGCTGCATAATCCTCCTCTAAG GGGACCACAATATGGTTACAAAGGCAAAGTTGTTCTTCCTTTTGAAGAGAACGGGTCGTCTAAAATTGGTGTTAGATTTGAGAAAACGATACCAGATGGCAATGATCTTGGTGGTCTTTGCGAAGAAGATCGTGGTTTTTTCTGTCCTG CTAATCATCTAATTCGCATTGATGTTTCGGGAGGTGATGATATTGACAAGCTTGCTATTAATGAACTTCTTGAG GTTGCATCAAATGAGAGTAAAAGTATGCCTCTAATATTGTTTATGAAAGATGTGGAGAAGGCAATGGTAGGTAATTCAGATGCATTTATTCACTTCAAGAGTAAACTTGAAAGTTTGCCAGAGAATGTCGTTATAATTGGCTCCCATACCCAGTTGGACAATCGTAAGGAAAAG TCCCATCCTGGTGGTCTTCTGTTTACGAAGTTCGGTTTCAGCCAAACAGCTTTGCTCGATCTTGCTTTTCCG GATAACCTTGGTAGGCTGCAAGATAGGAGCAAAGAAACCCCTAAATCATTGAAGAATCTTACTCGGATTTTTCCCAACAAGGTGACAATACAGCTACCTCAG GATGAAGGTCTACTTTCGGACTGGAAGCAGCAGTTGGATCGTGATGTTGAAACTCTGAAAGCACAGTCAAATATTGTTAGCATTCGCACA GTTCTTAACCGTATTAATCTGGATTGCCCCGACCTTGAAAGTCTGTCCGTTAAGGATCCTGCCCTTACAACTGAAA gTGTTGAAAAAATAATAGGCTGGGCTTTGAGTTATCACTCTATGCATTGTTCTGAGGCTGAAGTTAAAGATGGAAAACTTGTCGTTTCTACTGAAAG TCTTAAATATGGACTGAACATTCTACAGGGCATTCAAAGTGAGAACAAAAGCACAAAGAAGTCACTGAAG GATGTGGTCACTGGAAACGAGTTTGAGAAAAAGCTTCTTGCTGATGTTATTCCACCGAGCGACATTGGGGTTACTTTTGATGACATCGGGGCCTTGGAAAATGTGAAGGACACACTGAAGGAGTTGGTGATGCTTCCTCTTCAGAGGCCTGAACTGTTTAGCAAAGGACAGCTGACTAAG CCTTGCAAAGGAATCTTGCTGTTTGGTCCTCCTGGTACTGGGAAAACTATGCTTGCAAAGGCTGTTGCAACTGAAGCTGGTGCAAACTTCATTAACATATCAATGTCAAGTATTACTTCAAAG TGGTTTGGGGAAGGAGAGAAGTACGTTAAAGCAGTGTTCTCGTTAGCTAGTAAAATTGCTCCTAGTGTTGTATTTGTTGACGAG GTTGACAGCATGTTAGGAAGACGTGAAAATCCTGGGGAACATGAGGCTATGCGTAAAATGAAAAACGAGTTCATGGTGAACTGGGATGGTCTACGTACAAAGGATAAAGAACGTGTATTAGTACTCGCTGCTACTAACAGGCCTTTTGACCTTGATGAGGCTGTTATTAGGAGGCTTCCGAGGAG GTTGATGGTTAACTTGCCAGATGCTCCAAACAGAGAAAAGATACTGAGAGTTATATTAGCCAAAGAAGATTTGGATCCTGACGTTGATTTGGAAGGAGTTGCCAGTATGACAGATGGGTATTCTGGAAGTGACCTAAAG AACCTTTGTGTTACTGCAGCTCACCGTCCTATCAGGGAAAtcttagaaaaagaaaagaag GAGAGAAGTTTAGCTTTGGAGGAGAACAGACCAGTACCGTCGTTGTATTGCAGTGCTGACATCCGCCCTTTAAAGATGGAGGATTTTAAACATGCGCATGAACAG GTCTGTGCAAGTGTGTCATCTGAGTCGACAAATATGAGTGAGCTCCTCCAATGGAATGACTTGTATGGAGAAGGTGGATCAAGAAAGAAGAAATCGCTCAGCTATTTTATGTAG
- the LOC133736530 gene encoding translocase of chloroplast 159, chloroplastic, with amino-acid sequence MDSSKLPAPQLPLHSSGLGSDGEEGFVSGEEDFDPGLDRAFVRDEQQTLAPAEGEVVGSSSKAVKFVSSSEFFLRPIAKVSVDDDDGEEEEEEEEEDSKAGVQVFKESVGVGESSEVEKGFNSGELVKENGVGGEVGKSKVAEGLGSVSVAEIEDKKVVEPKESEVVNGTAEAVRQSSENGLVEEHGVLFTGGGDSVVQAVHVDLSHTGAAVVGDVEKIEESEIKGLEVPVGVSLDNEFGQISREVEQPKDSELVAVESKSDGVVVAEPAVDKLVEEHGVDITSEGDSVVEAVRVDLSHTGAAVVGDVEKIEESAIKGLEVPAGVSLENGFDQIGRDSELPNDSKLVESEKAAVADPADDKLVEEHGMDFTSKGDSVVQAVDVDLSQTGADVVGDVEKIEESEIKVPIGTSLENGFDQISRDVELQSESDKVVVAESGNVEQKTVVAAAEEVDFQEREEKELELKSNAATGQEGPTMEIGAAEVKVVPDETQSVNHVSDFSVLNAPESAEKSATDQEIKLEEEEEKHSLDESGIESLEPSSISHQEIRVEAEDDDEDDDDKDDEGENDGMIFGSSAAAKQFLEELERESGTGSYSGAESYGDRSLSYRDDSQRVDGQIVTDSDEEVDTDEEGGGKELFDSAALAALLKAATGGAASDGGSVTFTSPDGSRLFSVERPAGLGSSMRPMKPGTRPNPSTLFSNATVGGDTDNSLSEEEKKKLEKFQQIRVKFLRLVQRLGVSTEDSIAKQVLYRLALVSGRQNSREFSLEAAKTTALELEADGKDDLDFSLNILVLGKTGVGKSATINSIFGEEKTPIYAFGPATTTVKEIVGVVDGIKIRVFDTPGLKSAAMEQNVNRKILSSVQKFTKKCPPDIVLYVDRLDTQSRDLNDVPVLRSITSAFGPSIWRSTIVTLTHAASAPPDGPSGSPLNYELFVAQRSQILQQTIGQAIGDIRFTNPNMMSPISLVENHPSCRKNREGEKVLPNGQSWRPQLLLLSSSMKVLAEATNLSKPAEPFDHRKLFGFRTRSAPLPYLLSWLLQSRTHPKLSGDQGGENADSDIDLADLSDSDNEEEEDEYDQLPSFKPLKKSQIAKLSKEQKKAYLEEYDYRVKLLQKKMWREELKRMKEMKKGNKASADEYGYLGEEDPENAGPAAVPVALPDMVLPPSFDSENPAYRYRFLEPTSQFLARPVLDAQGWDHDCGYDGVNLEYSQDIVNTFPASVAVQVTKDKKEFNLHLDSSVAAKHGENGSSMAGFDIQNIGKQLAYIVRGETKWKNLKKNKTTAGVSMTFLGENVSTGVKIEDQIAVGKRLVFVGSAGTVRSQGDSAYGANVEVRLREADFPIGQDQSSLGLSLVKWRGDLALGANLQSQFSLGRDYKIAVRAGLNNKRSGQISIRTSSSEQLQIALVAVIPIVRSIYNLIFPGASLSENYSIY; translated from the exons ATGGACTCCTCCAAGCTCCCCGCTCCACAACTCCCTCTGCACTCAtcag GTCTGGGTAGTGACGGTGAGGAGGGGTTCGTCAGTGGGGAGGAGGATTTCGATCCTGGTTTGGATAGGGCGTTTGTCAGAGACGAACAACAAACCCTAGCTCCGGCGGAAGGGGAAGTAGTAGGTAGTAGCAGCAAGGCTGTCAAATTTGTTAGTTCTTCCGAGTTTTTTCTGAGGCCGATTGCCAAGGTCTCCGTGGATGATGATGAcggcgaagaagaagaagaagaagaagaagaggattcGAAAGCCGGTGTGCAAGTGTTTAAGGAGTCTGTTGGGGTGGGTGAGAGTTCTGAGGTGGAGAAGGGTTTCAATTCCGGTGAGTTGGTGAAAGAGAATGGTGTTGGTGGTGAAGTAGGGAAGTCGAAGGTTGCGGAGGGTTTAGGCTCTGTTTCTGTGGCTGAGATAGAGGATAAGAAGGTTGTAGAGCCTAAGGAGAGCGAGGTTGTTAATGGTACCGCAGAAGCTGTGAGGCAGAGTAGTGAGAATGGCTTGGTTGAAGAACACGGTGTGCTGTTTACTGGTGGAGGTGACTCAGTTGTGCAAGCTGTGCATGTTGATTTGTCACACACAGGAGCAGCTGTTGTTGGCGATGTGGAGAAGATTGAGGAGTCTGAGATAAAGGGGTTGGAGGTTCCGGTAGGGGTGAGCTTGGATAATGAGTTTGGTCAAATTAGCCGTGAGGTTGAACAGCCGAAAGATTCAGAGTTGGTTGCTGTGGAGTCTAAGTCTGACGGAGTGGTTGTTGCTGAACCAGCAGTTGATAAGTTGGTTGAAGAACATGGTGTTGATATCACTAGTGAAGGTGACTCAGTTGTGGAAGCTGTCCGTGTTGATTTGTCACACACAGGAGCAGCTGTTGTTGGTGATGTGGAGAAGATTGAGGAATCTGCAATTAAAGGGTTGGAGGTTCCAGCAGGAGTAAGCTTGGAGAATGGATTTGATCAAATTGGCCGTGATTCTGAATTGCCAAATGATTCAAAGTTGGTGGAGTCTGAAAAAGCGGCTGTTGCTGATCCAGCAGATGATAAGTTGGTTGAAGAACATGGTATGGATTTTACTAGCAAGGGCGATTCAGTTGTGCAAGCTGTCGATGTTGATTTGTCACAGACAGGAGCAGATGTTGTTGGTGATGTGGAGAAGATTGAGGAATCTGAAATTAAAGTTCCAATAGGCACGAGCTTGGAGAATGGATTTGATCAAATTAGCCGTGATGTTGAATTGCAGTCCGAGTCTGACAAAGTGGTTGTTGCTGAGTCGGGGAATGTGGAGCAGAAaactgttgttgctgctgctgagGAAGTAGATTTCcaggagagagaggagaaagaacTTGAACTGAAGTCCAATGCTGCAACTGGACAGGAAGGGCCCACAATGGAGATAGGTGCTGCTGAAGTAAAAGTAGTGCCAGATGAAACCCAGTCTGTGAACCATGTTTCTGATTTTAGTGTACTGAATGCACCCGAGAGTGCTGAAAAGAGTGCAACTGACCAAGAAATAAAattagaggaggaagaggagaagcACTCTCTTGATGAAAGTGGCATTGAATCTTTAGAACCGAGTTCCATTTCACATCAAGAGATAAGGGTTGAAGCTgaagatgatgacgaagatgatGACGATAAGGACGATGAAGGGGAAAATGATGGTATGATATTTGGGAGCTCTGCAGCTGCCAAACAATTCTTGGAAGAGTTGGAACGGGAATCAGGTACTGGTTCTTACTCAGGTGCAGAGAGTTATGGTGACCGTTCTCTGAGTTATCGTGATGATTCTCAGAGAGTTGATGGGCAGATTGTGACAGACTCAGATGAAGAAGTGGACACTGATGAAGAAGGGGGTGGAAAAGAGTTATTTGATTCTGCTGCATTGGCAGCTCTTCTGAAAGCAGCAACAGGTGGCGCTGCGTCGGATGGTGGCAGTGTCACATTTACCTCCCCAGATGGATCCAGGCTTTTCTCTGTCGAGCGTCCTGCTGGTTTGGGATCCTCAATGCGGCCTATGAAACCTGGTACACGACCAAACCCTTCTACTCTATTTTCCAATGCTACAGTTGGGGGAGATACTGACAACAGCTTGagtgaagaagagaaaaagaaactgGAAAAATTTCAGCAGATAAGGGTTAAGTTCTTAAGGCTTGTTCAGAGATTAGGTGTATCTACAGAAGATTCAATAGCCAAGCAGGTTCTATACCGCCTAGCTCTTGTTTCAGGAAGGCAAAATAGTCGTGAGTTTAGCCTTGAAGCTGCAAAGACAACAGCTCTTGAGCTTGAAGCAGATGGGAAAGACGATCTTGACTTTTCCTTGAACATACTGGTTCTTGGGAAAACAGGTGTGGGGAAGAGTGCTACTATTAATTCTATTTTTGGTGAAGAAAAGACTCCAATTTATGCCTTTGGACCAGCAACAACCACTGTGAAAGAAATTGTTGGAGTGGTGGATGGAATCAAGATTAGGGTTTTTGATACACCAGGTCTTAAATCTGCTGCAATGGAACAAAATGTAAACCGCAAAATTTTATCTTCTGTGCAGAAGTTCACGAAAAAATGCCCCCCAGATATTGTCCTCTATGTGGATCGGTTGGACACCCAAAGTAGGGATCTAAATGATGTGCCAGTATTAAGATCAATTACTAGTGCTTTTGGCCCTTCAATTTGGCGAAGTACTATAGTCACTCTAACCCATGCTGCTTCTGCTCCTCCTGATGGACCGTCAGGCTCTCCTCTGAATTATGAGTTGTTTGTTGCTCAGAGGTCACAGATCCTCCAGCAGACCATTGGACAAGCTATTGGGGATATAAGGTTTACAAATCCAAATATGATGAGTCCTATATCTCTTGTAGAGAACCATCCCTCCTGTCGAAAGAATAGAGAAGGTGAGAAAGTGCTCCCTAATGGTCAAAGCTGGAGACCTCAGCTATTGCTCTTGAGCTCTTCTATGAAGGTCTTAGCTGAGGCAACTAATCTCTCAAAGCCTGCAGAACCATTTGATCACCGAAAACTATTTGGTTTCCGCACCCGTTCAGCTCCTCTTCCATACTTGTTGTCTTGGCTGCTGCAGTCTCGTACCCATCCAAAGCTCTCTGGTGATCAAGGTGGTGAGAATGCGGACTCAGATATCGACTTGGCTGACTTGTCCGATTCTGAtaatgaggaagaggaggatgaGTATGATCAGCTTCCATCATTCAAGCCTCTCAAGAAATCTCAGATTGCTAAGCTTAGCAAAGAGCAGAAGAAGGCGTACCTTGAGGAGTACGATTACAGGGTTAAGCTCCTCCAGAAGAAGATGTGGAGAGAAGAGTTGAAAAggatgaaagaaatgaagaagggTAATAAGGCTAGTGCAGACGAGTATGGTTATCTGGGTGAAGAAGATCCGGAAAATGCTGGCCCAGCAGCTGTGCCAGTTGCATTACCTGATATGGTTCTGCCACCTTCTTTTGATAGTGAAAATCCAGCTTACAGGTACCGCTTCTTGGAGCCAACTTCTCAGTTCTTGGCTAGGCCAGTATTGGATGCCCAAGGTTGGGACCATGACTGTGGGTATGATGGTGTCAATCTTGAATACAGTCAAGACATTGTTAATACTTTTCCAGCTAGTGTTGCTGTTCAAGTTACAAAGGACAAGAAGGAGTTTAATCTCCATTTGGATTCTTCAGTTGCTGCTAAGCATGGGGAGAATGGATCAAGTATGGCAGGTTTTGACATTCAAAACATTGGAAAGCAACTTGCTTACATTGTCAGAGGAGAAACCAAATGGAAAAATTTGAAGAAGAACAAGACTACTGCTGGAGTATCCATGACATTTTTAGGTGAAAATGTATCCACTGGAGTCAAAATTGAGGATCAGATTGCTGTTGGCAAGCGCCTGGTATTTGTGGGTAGTGCTGGAACTGTCAGATCTCAGGGTGACTCGGCATATGGAGCCAATGTAGAGGTGCGGTTGAGGGAAGCAGATTTTCCAATTGGCCAGGATCAATCATCATTGGGTCTGTCTCTGGTGAAGTGGAGGGGTGACTTGGCCCTGGGGGCAAATCTTCAGTCCCAGTTTTCCCTTGGACGAGACTACAAGATAGCTGTTCGTGCAGGATTGAACAACAAGCGCAGCGGACAGATCTCGATTAGAACAAGCAGCTCTGAACAACTTCAAATTGCACTTGTGGCTGTCATTCCAATCGTAAGATCCATCTACAATCTTATCTTCCCTGGAGCTTCACTCAGTGAGAATTACTCAATCTACTAG